The segment AATCTTACTAAACAATATGGAACTACAACAGTTGTTGATAACATCAATCTTCATGTTCCAAAAGGAAAAATTTACGGCTTGCTTGGTAGAAATGGGGCTGGAAAAACGACTGCTATGAAAATGATGTTACAGCTTGTTTATCCAACAGGAGGAATAATTAGGCTATTTGGTAAAAGTTATAAAGAACATATTCATACTCTTTATAGGAAAGTAGGCTCTATTATTGAAACGCCGGGTTTCTATAATAATTTGACAGGATATGAAAATCTGCAAATAATCGCTAAACTACGAGGACAGCTTAGTAAAAATTCGGTACAGGATGCATTACGTAGTGTGGGATTAGATAAGGAAACAAGTAAAGTGTTTGCTGACTATTCATTGGGAATGAAACAGCGACTTGGCATTGCAGCAGCAATAATGCACGAGCCAGAACTATTGATACTTGACGAACCGATAAACGGACTTGATCCTATTGGTATCTCTGAAATTCGTTCATTCCTGTCTGAATTAAG is part of the Haloimpatiens sp. FM7315 genome and harbors:
- a CDS encoding ABC transporter ATP-binding protein, coding for MENIIETENLTKQYGTTTVVDNINLHVPKGKIYGLLGRNGAGKTTAMKMMLQLVYPTGGIIRLFGKSYKEHIHTLYRKVGSIIETPGFYNNLTGYENLQIIAKLRGQLSKNSVQDALRSVGLDKETSKVFADYSLGMKQRLGIAAAIMHEPELLILDEPINGLDPIGISEIRSFLSELSHSKGTTIFISSHVLSEIEQIADIIGVMHEGRLIEEVNMSELHKRNRRYIEFDLSDGETAAKILENQYQITDYSIQGNTIKVFDFTCNSGEINKAFVENGLLVTKINAAEENLEDYFSRLIGGGSIA